AACAACCCGCCCTGGTGGTATTACCAAAAGATACCGCAGAAGTCGCGGCAGTGGTGAAGGTATGCGATCGTTATCAAGTACCATTTGTGGCCAGGGGAGCCGGGACAGGATTATCTGGTGGCGCATTGCCGCTAGCTGATTCGGTGTTGATTGTGACGGCAAGGCTAAAGCAAATCCTGGATGTAGATCTAGCTAATCAGCGGGTCGTGGTGCAACCAGGAGTGATTAATAATTGGGTGACCCAGGCCGTGAGTGGTGCTGGGTTTTATTATGCCCCCGATCCTTCCAGTCAAATCATTTGCTCGATCGGAGGGAATGTGGCGGAGAACTCCGGTGGCGTACATTGTCTTAAATATGGCGTAACCACCAATCATGTCTTGGGCTTGAAAGTAGTATTGCCCAACGGTGAGATTGTTAATATTGGGGGCAAAATCCCAGAAATGCCTGGCTATGATTTGCCTGGTATTTTAGTAGGTTCGGAAGGTACATTGGGAATTGTCACGGAAGTCACCTTAAGAATTCTCAAGGCGGCAGAAAAGATCCAGGTTTTCCTGGCTGATTTTGATAGTGTGGAAGCAGCGGGAGCTACGGTATCAGATATCACTGGGGCTGGCATCATTCCTGGTGGCATAGAGATGATGGATAATATGAGCATCAATGCGGTTGAGGATGTGGTGGCTACCAACTGCTATCCCCGTGATGCGGCGGCGATCCTGCTGGTGGAACTGGATGGAATGGCGATCGAAGTGGCCGAGAATGCCAAACAATTGGAAGCAATTTGTTATAAGAATGGCGCTCGGAATTTAGTTTCGGCGAC
The sequence above is a segment of the Pseudanabaena sp. PCC 7367 genome. Coding sequences within it:
- the glcD gene encoding glycolate oxidase subunit GlcD: MLTSDLANQNAQNAQDWRSLAQQFAQIVGDRYVVRTQEELIAYECDGLTSYKQQPALVVLPKDTAEVAAVVKVCDRYQVPFVARGAGTGLSGGALPLADSVLIVTARLKQILDVDLANQRVVVQPGVINNWVTQAVSGAGFYYAPDPSSQIICSIGGNVAENSGGVHCLKYGVTTNHVLGLKVVLPNGEIVNIGGKIPEMPGYDLPGILVGSEGTLGIVTEVTLRILKAAEKIQVFLADFDSVEAAGATVSDITGAGIIPGGIEMMDNMSINAVEDVVATNCYPRDAAAILLVELDGMAIEVAENAKQLEAICYKNGARNLVSATDPAERNILWKGRKAAFAAMGKLSPDYYVQDGVIPRTKLPYVLKEIANLGEKYGHYVANVFHAGDGNLHPLILYDNSVPGQLERVEELGGEILKLCVAVGGSISGEHGIGSDKRCYMPEMFSEADLETMQWVRRSFDPKNIANPTKIFPSPRTCGEGAKPLSKEELESKFKNVPRF